CCTGCCGGCCCAGCCAGTAGTTCACGTAATCGTTCGAGATCATGATTTTATCTACCCAGCCAAGACCGAGAAGGCCGATGAGGCAGGCGACCCGGCGGGAATCCGGCGGCGCTCCGCCGACGTTTTCCACGCCGAAACGGTCAAAGGCGATGTATACGCCCTTTTCGAGGACCCGGAGGAGGTAGTCCATGTCCGTCGATCCGTCGATATGGCCGATCATGATCCGCTTCGGGTCGGCCCCCTCGGCGATGAGCAGATCGGCCTGTTCGGGTCCGAGCCTGCCCTCCTGCGTGTGCGTGATGATCGGGATGCCGTTTTCCTTCGAGACCCGCGCGGCCGCCCGGAAGAATATCGCTTCATAATCCGTGATGGCCTCTTTACTGGAGGCGACCTTGAAAACGGCGGGCCGGATGCCGGTGGTCCCGACGCCCTTCTCCACCTCCGTCTTGAACATCTCGTACACCTGCTCCACGCCCTGCCCGAACTGGCTGCGCAGCTTGAAATAGGCCGGCGCCCCTTCGCCCTCGAAGTAGTATCCGCTGGAGCAGAGAATGTTGAGGCCGCTCTTTTCCGAGATCTCCCGCAGCAGCTCCACATCCCTGCCGCACTCGTTCGGCGTGACGT
This genomic window from Syntrophaceae bacterium contains:
- a CDS encoding phosphotriesterase-related protein — its product is MNVSTVSGFVPSEHLGMTLMHEHFLFGFPGWQGDVTLGPLDRQACVEDGLRMAEKVMEQGVKTVVDVTPNECGRDVELLREISEKSGLNILCSSGYYFEGEGAPAYFKLRSQFGQGVEQVYEMFKTEVEKGVGTTGIRPAVFKVASSKEAITDYEAIFFRAAARVSKENGIPIITHTQEGRLGPEQADLLIAEGADPKRIMIGHIDGSTDMDYLLRVLEKGVYIAFDRFGVENVGGAPPDSRRVACLIGLLGLGWVDKIMISNDYVNYWLGRQGVSEIVSLVMPNYNITHIFQDIIPALKKAAVSSGQIETMLMANPRRFFEGV